From one Haloferax marinisediminis genomic stretch:
- the carA gene encoding glutamine-hydrolyzing carbamoyl-phosphate synthase small subunit translates to MSDAYLALEDGRVVEARGRVPGRTRGELVFTTAYTGYEESLTDPSYEEQVLTFSYPLIGNYGVRAERFESDRVHPRAAVAREFTDDVVEWLADEGVPAVDHLDTRDLVTSIREEGAMKVGIVVGEDATPEAAKEELAKCKGMSEHVDIGTQVTTPEPTTYEGDGDKTVTLIDCGAKQSIIDSLVERGATVHVLPYGSTADDVTALDSDVLFISNGPGDPENFGAARELVEEFAGEVPIAGICLGQQIVASALGGTTEKMAFGHRGVNQPVRDLDTGKVIMTTQNHGYTVADPGENLEVTQVNVNDDTAEGLESEALSVITRQYHPEAHPGPHDSLGFFDDVLSMADSEGNGRKRRVVASD, encoded by the coding sequence ATGTCGGACGCCTATCTGGCCCTGGAGGATGGCCGCGTGGTCGAAGCGCGTGGTCGCGTTCCGGGACGTACACGTGGCGAACTGGTGTTCACGACCGCATACACGGGATACGAAGAGAGTCTGACCGACCCTTCGTACGAAGAACAAGTACTCACCTTCTCGTACCCCCTCATCGGCAACTACGGCGTCCGAGCCGAGCGATTCGAGTCCGACCGGGTCCACCCACGGGCCGCCGTTGCACGCGAGTTCACCGACGACGTCGTCGAGTGGCTCGCCGACGAGGGTGTCCCGGCGGTCGACCACCTCGACACGCGCGACCTCGTGACTTCGATTCGCGAAGAAGGTGCGATGAAGGTCGGTATCGTCGTGGGCGAGGATGCGACCCCAGAAGCAGCGAAAGAAGAACTCGCGAAGTGTAAGGGCATGAGCGAGCACGTCGACATCGGCACGCAGGTAACCACTCCTGAACCCACCACCTACGAGGGCGACGGTGACAAGACGGTGACCCTCATCGACTGTGGTGCCAAGCAGTCTATCATCGACTCGCTCGTCGAGCGCGGTGCGACTGTCCACGTCCTCCCGTACGGTTCGACGGCCGACGACGTCACCGCACTCGACTCCGACGTGTTGTTCATCTCGAACGGCCCTGGCGACCCAGAGAACTTCGGCGCCGCGCGCGAACTCGTCGAGGAGTTCGCCGGCGAGGTTCCCATCGCGGGTATCTGTCTCGGTCAACAAATCGTCGCGAGCGCACTCGGCGGTACCACCGAGAAGATGGCCTTCGGTCACCGTGGCGTGAACCAACCCGTCCGCGACCTCGACACTGGGAAGGTCATCATGACGACCCAGAATCACGGCTACACCGTCGCCGACCCCGGTGAAAACCTCGAAGTGACGCAAGTCAACGTCAACGACGACACTGCAGAAGGACTCGAAAGCGAAGCACTGAGCGTCATCACGCGCCAGTACCACCCCGAAGCGCACCCCGGCCCTCACGACTCCCTCGGCTTCTTCGACGACGTTCTCTCCATGGCGGACTCGGAGGGAAATGGCCGTAAGCGGCGCGTCGTCGCCTCGGACTGA
- a CDS encoding Lrp/AsnC family transcriptional regulator, translating to MDELDRRILDILRRDARTPNTEIAAEVGTSEGTVRNRVERLVEEGVIERFTIATRTGNLKAMIEVTVAVDVDTNDVSELMSEWKDVDFVWQVSGEEDIVLVVDAADTRAVNDLITRAREHDDVKSTKTRLILDERLG from the coding sequence ATGGACGAGCTGGACCGACGTATCCTCGACATCCTCCGACGGGATGCTCGGACCCCCAACACGGAGATTGCGGCAGAAGTCGGAACGTCCGAGGGGACGGTTCGAAACCGCGTCGAACGGTTGGTCGAGGAAGGCGTCATCGAACGGTTCACGATTGCGACCCGCACCGGGAACCTGAAAGCGATGATCGAGGTGACCGTCGCGGTCGACGTCGATACCAACGACGTTTCGGAACTCATGTCCGAGTGGAAGGACGTCGACTTCGTCTGGCAGGTCTCGGGCGAAGAGGACATCGTCCTCGTCGTCGACGCCGCCGACACGCGTGCAGTAAACGACCTCATCACACGTGCACGCGAGCACGACGACGTAAAGAGTACCAAAACCCGCTTGATTCTCGACGAGCGACTCGGGTGA
- a CDS encoding DUF1405 domain-containing protein — MRLRDFDLDAAVDEWVEYYLGNGPSLVVFILLNASAFLVGVSFYVHSDPSLADIPTFLYPLFGDSPTALALMTLSAATLLPNLGRRVVDAPVNRPLAYLHTLAFVWLVKYGIWTAVALNLRPDLYVGFSGAALWDYWGIMLTHLGFLVAAYLIPRYGATTKGALVFALGLALVNDVFDYGFGYYPPLKYEAGLLLAVITVGLSFLAVFLAARAFDRLPRGS, encoded by the coding sequence ATGCGTCTGCGTGATTTCGACCTCGACGCGGCCGTCGACGAGTGGGTCGAGTATTACCTCGGAAACGGCCCTAGCCTCGTCGTCTTCATCCTCCTCAACGCCTCGGCGTTCCTCGTCGGCGTGAGTTTCTACGTTCACTCGGACCCCTCGCTCGCAGACATCCCGACATTTCTCTACCCGCTGTTCGGTGACTCACCGACTGCCCTCGCCTTGATGACGCTGTCGGCGGCGACGCTTCTCCCGAATCTCGGTCGGCGGGTCGTGGACGCCCCAGTCAACCGGCCACTCGCGTATCTCCACACGCTCGCGTTCGTCTGGTTGGTCAAGTACGGCATCTGGACGGCCGTCGCACTGAACCTCCGGCCCGACCTCTACGTCGGATTTTCGGGCGCCGCGCTCTGGGACTACTGGGGAATCATGCTGACGCACCTCGGGTTCCTCGTCGCGGCGTATCTCATCCCGCGCTACGGCGCGACGACGAAGGGCGCGCTCGTGTTCGCCCTCGGACTCGCCCTCGTCAACGACGTGTTCGACTACGGGTTCGGCTACTATCCTCCGCTGAAGTACGAGGCGGGTCTCCTGCTCGCGGTCATCACCGTTGGCCTGTCGTTTCTCGCGGTGTTTCTCGCCGCTCGTGCCTTCGACCGCCTTCCCCGTGGGTCATAA
- a CDS encoding desampylase, which produces MTSSNLSLASHAHDSIVSHARSGAAEAPPAEVCGVLVGDRSAGSITTVVPVSNVSDEPRLAYELDPAETVAAFEDADSAGLDVVGFYHSHPESAPVPSAADREQASWPGYVYLICHPDGRLTAHEWTGTEFRELEVSVE; this is translated from the coding sequence GTGACTTCGAGTAACCTCTCACTCGCGTCACACGCCCACGACTCCATCGTCTCCCACGCTCGTTCGGGCGCCGCCGAAGCCCCTCCAGCAGAGGTCTGTGGCGTCCTCGTGGGAGACCGTAGTGCAGGTTCTATCACCACTGTTGTCCCCGTTTCGAACGTTTCCGACGAGCCACGGCTCGCCTACGAACTCGACCCTGCTGAGACGGTCGCCGCCTTCGAAGACGCCGACTCTGCGGGGCTCGATGTCGTCGGATTCTATCACTCGCACCCCGAGTCGGCGCCAGTCCCAAGCGCCGCCGACCGGGAGCAGGCGTCGTGGCCGGGGTACGTCTACCTCATCTGTCACCCCGATGGGCGACTCACCGCCCACGAGTGGACTGGAACCGAGTTCCGCGAACTCGAAGTCTCCGTCGAGTGA
- a CDS encoding SDR family NAD(P)-dependent oxidoreductase, translating to MEPDVYDDLDGQVALVTGANRGIGRQIAANLRDLGATVYAGSRSVTNETPEGTERVLLDVTQEGDIEEVVDGIFADQGQLDILVNNAGIGEFGDDIVAEPTDSIDKTLAVNLRGPMLMCKHAVPLLLQNDGGRVVNVSSGMGALVEGQSGGSPSYRISKTGINGLTVYLEGQYGDDGLIANSVCPGWVRTDMGGEEASRPVEKGAETPTWLAQFKPGSPSGKFWRDKKVIDW from the coding sequence ATGGAACCCGACGTATACGACGACCTCGACGGGCAAGTTGCCCTCGTCACCGGCGCGAACCGAGGCATCGGCCGCCAAATCGCTGCGAACCTCCGTGACCTCGGTGCGACGGTGTACGCCGGGTCTCGAAGCGTCACGAACGAGACGCCCGAGGGAACCGAACGCGTCCTCCTCGACGTGACCCAAGAAGGCGACATCGAGGAAGTCGTCGACGGGATCTTCGCCGACCAGGGGCAACTCGATATCCTCGTCAACAACGCCGGAATCGGAGAGTTCGGTGACGACATCGTCGCCGAACCGACCGACAGCATCGACAAGACGCTCGCCGTCAACCTCCGCGGGCCGATGCTCATGTGTAAGCACGCGGTCCCACTTCTCCTCCAGAACGACGGGGGCCGCGTCGTCAACGTCTCGTCCGGCATGGGTGCACTCGTCGAAGGCCAGTCCGGTGGCTCGCCGTCGTATCGTATCTCGAAGACGGGCATCAACGGCCTCACCGTCTACCTCGAAGGCCAGTACGGCGACGACGGCCTCATCGCCAACTCCGTCTGTCCCGGGTGGGTCCGCACCGACATGGGCGGCGAAGAGGCCTCCCGACCAGTCGAGAAGGGCGCTGAGACGCCGACGTGGCTCGCGCAGTTCAAGCCGGGGAGTCCGTCCGGGAAGTTCTGGCGCGACAAGAAAGTCATCGACTGGTAA
- a CDS encoding type II toxin-antitoxin system VapC family toxin, protein MTFLDSSVIIDYLDGVKEVVEFVDEQPTVVTSSICICEVLAGEVFSVGEADLIGARENFGRVTALDFSEEVAFEAARMQNRLLESGNPMSPRDLMIAATARSEGKELVVSDADFDTEGLRELLSVRKFGPY, encoded by the coding sequence GTGACTTTTCTCGATTCATCAGTTATCATCGATTACCTCGACGGTGTCAAGGAAGTTGTCGAGTTCGTCGATGAACAACCGACCGTAGTCACCTCCAGCATCTGTATTTGCGAAGTTCTCGCTGGTGAGGTGTTCTCAGTCGGTGAGGCAGACCTCATCGGAGCGCGTGAGAACTTCGGTCGAGTCACCGCTCTCGACTTCTCCGAGGAGGTCGCGTTTGAAGCTGCCCGGATGCAAAATCGTCTTCTCGAATCTGGGAATCCCATGTCGCCACGCGACCTCATGATTGCGGCTACAGCTCGATCTGAGGGGAAGGAACTGGTCGTTTCCGACGCTGACTTCGATACAGAAGGCCTCCGTGAACTACTCTCTGTCCGGAAATTCGGCCCGTATTAG
- a CDS encoding NUDIX hydrolase, with the protein MSNAAADEATELHKNAEQDVIAVDSDDNPEGTVNRLDAHTGDGIRHRAFTCLVFNEEGQLLLAQRAPNKRLWDTYWDGTVASHPVEGQSQEEATEERLEDELGITPDQYSDLRVTDKFEYKRYYENAGLEWEVCAVLKVTLEDTSLDPDEDEIAGMLWVDYEHLNDHPKWYRQLRLCPWFEIAMRRDFE; encoded by the coding sequence ATGAGCAATGCAGCGGCCGACGAGGCCACGGAACTCCACAAGAACGCAGAACAGGACGTCATCGCCGTCGACTCCGACGACAATCCGGAGGGCACCGTCAACCGGCTCGACGCCCACACGGGCGACGGGATTCGCCACCGCGCCTTTACCTGCCTCGTGTTCAACGAAGAGGGCCAACTGCTCCTCGCACAGCGCGCACCGAACAAGCGCCTGTGGGACACCTACTGGGACGGCACCGTCGCCTCCCACCCCGTCGAAGGGCAGTCGCAGGAAGAAGCGACCGAAGAGCGACTCGAAGACGAACTCGGCATCACGCCCGACCAGTACTCCGACCTCCGCGTCACGGACAAGTTCGAGTACAAGCGCTACTACGAGAACGCCGGCCTCGAGTGGGAGGTCTGTGCGGTCCTCAAGGTTACCCTCGAAGACACGTCGCTGGACCCCGACGAAGACGAGATTGCGGGGATGCTCTGGGTCGACTACGAGCACCTCAACGACCACCCCAAGTGGTACCGTCAACTGCGCCTCTGCCCGTGGTTCGAGATTGCGATGCGTCGTGACTTCGAGTAA
- a CDS encoding GNAT family N-acetyltransferase, giving the protein MEIRPARPEDYEAVVGFTRDTWADRGGSDYIPDIYHEWIAPGEAEQATLLVDMGDETPSEEVAAIAQMVMLSEYEAWAQGMRVAPDYREQGLATTLTHALFDWAREQGARRVRNMIFSWNVPSLANSRHVGFDPGMEFRWATPEPDADATPALDVSDDADAAWAFWTGCEMRTALSGLALDPVESWAVSELTRSKLHDAAADDRLFVVDDDRVSGFTYRNRTYSRELEDEGEVTWAEYAVAAWNDAETCRSLIDAVRRDAAAVGADRTRVLVPEGVQWVSDVSLARSDVAEQPTFVMEADLS; this is encoded by the coding sequence ATGGAAATTCGACCCGCCAGACCGGAGGACTACGAGGCAGTCGTCGGGTTCACCCGCGACACGTGGGCCGACCGTGGCGGGTCAGACTACATCCCCGACATCTACCACGAGTGGATAGCGCCTGGCGAAGCAGAGCAGGCAACGCTCCTCGTCGATATGGGTGACGAAACACCATCCGAAGAGGTTGCGGCCATCGCGCAGATGGTCATGCTCTCGGAGTACGAAGCGTGGGCGCAGGGAATGCGCGTCGCACCAGACTACCGCGAGCAAGGCCTCGCAACTACACTCACCCACGCACTGTTCGACTGGGCACGCGAACAGGGTGCTCGTCGCGTTCGGAACATGATATTTTCGTGGAACGTGCCGAGTCTCGCGAACTCCCGCCACGTCGGGTTCGACCCGGGGATGGAGTTCCGCTGGGCGACACCCGAACCGGATGCCGACGCGACACCGGCGTTAGACGTGAGCGACGATGCCGACGCAGCGTGGGCGTTCTGGACTGGATGCGAGATGCGAACTGCGCTGTCGGGACTCGCGCTCGACCCAGTCGAGTCGTGGGCAGTCTCCGAGTTGACTCGCTCGAAACTCCACGACGCGGCGGCCGACGACCGTCTGTTCGTCGTCGACGACGACCGAGTCAGTGGCTTTACCTACCGAAACCGAACGTACTCGCGCGAGCTGGAAGACGAAGGCGAAGTGACGTGGGCCGAGTACGCAGTCGCCGCGTGGAACGACGCCGAGACCTGTCGCTCACTCATCGATGCCGTTCGCCGTGATGCGGCGGCAGTCGGCGCAGACCGAACGCGCGTCCTCGTCCCCGAAGGGGTCCAGTGGGTCTCTGACGTCTCACTCGCTCGAAGTGACGTTGCAGAACAACCAACGTTCGTGATGGAAGCGGACCTCTCGTAA
- the kynU gene encoding kynureninase codes for MNDEEDIASIESAREMDAADPLSDLRDRFFVPDGELYMDGNSLGPLSTDAEAALDHVVDEWRTLGIHGWTDADPDWFTYGERLGARLAPLLGANPDEVVVANSTTVNIHTLVGTFYDPERGEKLVVDDLDFPTDHYAIRAQLRQRGVDPDEALRVVESRDGRTIETEDVLAAIDDDVGMVFLPSVLYRSGQLFDIETITEAAHDAGALAGFDLAHSVGVIPHELSAVGVDFAVWCTYKYLNAGPGAIAGLYVNERHFGATPSLAGWWGNDKETQFDMALTYDPAHSAGAFQIGTIPILAAAPLDGTLDIVEDAGGVAALREKSLALTDYLIELVDERLPECEVGTPRDPAARGGHVAVEHPEAYRISLALKARGVVVDFRPPNVVRIAPAPAYVGFEDVHRAVDHLREVLDGTEYEQFDRRGAGVT; via the coding sequence ATGAACGACGAGGAGGACATCGCGTCCATCGAATCTGCCCGTGAGATGGATGCCGCAGACCCGCTTTCAGACCTCCGTGACCGCTTCTTCGTCCCCGATGGCGAACTGTACATGGACGGGAACTCACTCGGCCCGCTCTCTACGGACGCCGAAGCAGCCCTCGACCACGTCGTCGACGAGTGGCGAACCCTCGGTATCCACGGGTGGACCGACGCCGACCCAGACTGGTTCACCTACGGCGAGCGACTCGGTGCACGACTCGCACCGCTCCTCGGCGCGAATCCAGACGAAGTCGTCGTCGCCAACTCCACGACAGTGAATATCCACACCCTCGTCGGGACGTTCTACGACCCCGAACGCGGCGAGAAGCTCGTCGTGGACGACCTCGACTTCCCCACGGACCACTACGCGATTCGAGCCCAACTCCGACAGCGCGGCGTCGACCCCGACGAAGCGCTCCGCGTGGTCGAGAGTCGCGACGGTCGAACCATCGAGACGGAAGACGTGCTCGCGGCTATCGACGACGACGTGGGAATGGTGTTTCTCCCGTCGGTCCTCTACCGAAGTGGGCAGTTGTTCGACATCGAGACCATCACCGAGGCGGCTCACGATGCGGGGGCACTCGCTGGATTCGACCTCGCACACTCGGTCGGCGTGATTCCACACGAGTTGTCGGCTGTCGGCGTCGACTTCGCCGTCTGGTGTACCTACAAGTATCTGAACGCCGGCCCCGGCGCAATTGCAGGTCTGTACGTCAACGAACGCCACTTCGGGGCGACGCCATCGCTCGCCGGATGGTGGGGCAACGACAAAGAGACCCAGTTCGATATGGCACTCACCTACGACCCCGCGCACTCGGCCGGCGCGTTCCAGATTGGGACGATTCCCATCCTCGCGGCCGCACCGCTCGACGGGACGCTCGACATCGTCGAGGACGCTGGCGGAGTCGCTGCACTCCGGGAGAAATCACTCGCACTCACCGACTACCTCATCGAACTCGTGGACGAACGACTTCCCGAATGTGAGGTTGGGACGCCCCGCGACCCGGCGGCCCGTGGCGGCCACGTCGCCGTCGAACACCCAGAAGCGTACCGTATCAGTCTCGCGCTGAAAGCACGCGGCGTCGTCGTCGACTTCCGTCCGCCGAACGTCGTCCGCATCGCGCCCGCACCGGCATACGTCGGGTTCGAGGACGTGCACCGGGCGGTCGACCACCTGCGAGAGGTTCTGGATGGGACGGAGTACGAGCAGTTCGACCGGCGAGGTGCTGGTGTGACGTGA
- a CDS encoding ArsR/SmtB family transcription factor produces MDSAVLLDLLGNENRRRILRLLSHKPCYVTEISEYLGVSPKAVIDHLRKLEDAGLIESRTDDQRRKYFHISRNLRLEVNVSPYGFGAKSAYPPSPSLDMAGRCPHVSLDVENTETNDVVDLARELGKLQELDNELSLAQRWVQGRLTDVLDRINDRLGVDADSRFYAEILASVANGSNTVRSVAKDVNADPNMVDGALQRLAEGGLVVYNGDGWEIN; encoded by the coding sequence ATGGACTCCGCGGTACTGCTTGATCTACTCGGGAACGAAAACCGCCGCCGTATCTTGCGGCTACTCTCGCACAAACCGTGCTACGTCACCGAGATTAGCGAGTACCTCGGCGTCAGCCCAAAGGCCGTCATCGACCACCTCCGGAAGTTGGAGGACGCGGGACTCATCGAGTCACGCACCGACGACCAACGGCGCAAGTACTTCCACATCTCTCGGAACCTCCGACTCGAGGTGAACGTCTCGCCGTACGGCTTCGGCGCGAAGAGCGCGTACCCACCGAGCCCCAGTCTCGACATGGCCGGGCGCTGCCCGCACGTCTCACTGGACGTAGAAAACACCGAGACGAACGACGTCGTCGACCTCGCGCGCGAACTCGGGAAGCTACAGGAACTCGACAACGAACTCTCGCTCGCCCAGCGGTGGGTACAAGGGCGACTGACGGACGTACTCGACCGAATCAACGACCGGCTCGGCGTCGACGCCGACAGCCGGTTCTACGCCGAGATTCTCGCGTCGGTCGCGAACGGGTCGAACACGGTCAGAAGCGTCGCAAAAGACGTGAACGCAGACCCCAACATGGTCGATGGGGCACTCCAGCGCCTCGCCGAGGGTGGCCTCGTCGTCTACAACGGCGACGGCTGGGAGATTAACTGA
- a CDS encoding PAS domain-containing protein encodes MGDASLIERGFDELPAEVAILDKHGDIIYTNRAWRMFAESNDYAGDSTSIGVNYVAVCDAAREESETAGIVADGIRSLLRGQQDLLAIEYPCHSPTVYRWFLMRAVPYDTPRHGRFVLVMHLDITERRLAELQVNEKNQHLAMLAHVLSKELKEPLSSAMEKAAKLVAKDGPDASSLSKILSRIDAVIERSIALADQVATLDLESVDFREYAQIEWDEVGDGTNIDFRVVGGGVLDADEHLFGLFLSSLFANAIGRSSVPGYPTQIVVGATMNGFYVDDDGPRPSDEERAVTAGQTQVLGVDYDSVELSVAKRIADLHGWSFEINDSELGGARFEVHDVTWR; translated from the coding sequence ATGGGAGATGCATCGCTGATTGAACGCGGATTCGACGAACTCCCGGCAGAAGTCGCGATTCTCGACAAACACGGCGACATCATCTACACGAACAGAGCGTGGCGAATGTTCGCTGAAAGCAACGATTACGCCGGCGACTCCACCTCGATTGGCGTCAACTACGTCGCCGTCTGTGATGCCGCCCGTGAGGAGAGTGAGACAGCAGGTATCGTCGCCGACGGCATTCGTTCGCTCCTCCGCGGTCAACAGGACTTGTTGGCGATCGAGTATCCGTGTCACTCGCCGACGGTCTACCGGTGGTTCTTGATGCGTGCGGTTCCCTACGATACGCCTCGCCACGGTCGGTTTGTCCTCGTCATGCACCTCGACATCACCGAGCGACGACTCGCAGAGTTGCAAGTCAACGAGAAGAACCAGCACCTCGCGATGCTCGCGCACGTCCTGTCGAAAGAACTCAAAGAACCCCTCTCGTCGGCCATGGAGAAGGCTGCGAAACTCGTGGCGAAAGATGGTCCCGATGCGTCGTCGCTGTCGAAGATACTCTCTCGTATCGACGCCGTCATCGAACGGAGCATCGCACTCGCCGACCAAGTGGCGACACTCGACCTCGAATCAGTCGATTTCCGCGAGTACGCCCAAATCGAGTGGGACGAGGTCGGTGATGGAACGAACATCGATTTCCGCGTCGTCGGTGGTGGCGTCCTCGATGCGGACGAACACCTCTTCGGACTCTTCCTTAGTTCGCTGTTTGCCAACGCCATTGGTCGAAGTTCGGTTCCGGGTTACCCCACGCAAATCGTCGTCGGGGCGACGATGAACGGATTCTACGTGGACGACGATGGACCACGGCCCTCAGACGAAGAACGTGCCGTGACGGCTGGACAAACACAGGTGCTCGGCGTCGATTACGATTCGGTCGAGCTCTCAGTTGCAAAACGCATCGCCGACCTCCACGGGTGGTCATTCGAGATCAACGACTCCGAACTCGGTGGTGCCCGATTCGAAGTCCACGACGTGACGTGGCGGTGA
- a CDS encoding DUF7557 family protein, with protein sequence MSTSIRVSDETKEKLARLKRDDETWDEFLDRLANEGSGMKAGAWKGTDKAEKAREAIKRSRESYEQ encoded by the coding sequence ATGAGTACGTCAATTCGTGTCTCTGACGAGACGAAGGAGAAACTGGCGAGACTGAAGCGAGACGATGAGACCTGGGATGAGTTCCTCGACCGATTGGCGAACGAAGGGTCGGGGATGAAGGCTGGCGCGTGGAAAGGGACTGACAAAGCCGAGAAGGCGCGTGAAGCTATCAAGCGTTCCCGAGAGAGCTACGAGCAGTGA
- the gatD gene encoding Glu-tRNA(Gln) amidotransferase subunit GatD, translated as MNAGDRVRVTRADVTNEGVLMPSSTDEYLVLKLDGGYNVGIDRDDADVEVLETDVYDIEDAQTESGGTSEIEFDEDLPTISLISTGGTIASTVDYRTGAVTAQFDAEDVLRAVPDLAGRANYRGRVVANILSENMTTDVWVDLAEAIAEEIEAGADGVVVMHGTDTMQFSASAMSFMLDTPVPIVFTGSQRSADRPSSDNVMNAVCAVEAAKADAAEVMICMHGSESDDVCALHEGTRVRKNHTSRRDAFQTIGAKPLGEVDYEAEEVTFRRDYTERDEEELALHSDLESGVELLKFTPGMDIAALDYLEDKAGLVIEGTGLGHVHTDFIPRIEELIENGTVVVMTSQCLEGRVCDRVYDTGRDLLDAGVVEAGDTLPGTAKVKLMWALANHSDPADAMGRNLEGELTERSVPWE; from the coding sequence ATGAACGCAGGGGACCGCGTCCGCGTCACACGCGCGGATGTCACGAACGAAGGTGTCTTGATGCCCTCTTCTACCGACGAGTATCTCGTCCTCAAACTCGACGGTGGCTACAACGTCGGCATCGACCGCGACGATGCGGACGTCGAAGTGCTCGAAACGGACGTCTACGACATCGAAGACGCACAGACTGAGAGCGGCGGAACCTCCGAAATCGAGTTCGACGAGGACCTCCCGACCATCTCGCTCATCTCGACCGGTGGGACCATCGCGTCGACCGTCGACTACCGAACGGGCGCCGTGACGGCGCAGTTCGACGCCGAAGACGTGCTTCGGGCCGTGCCGGACCTCGCCGGGCGCGCGAACTACCGTGGTCGCGTCGTCGCCAACATCCTCTCTGAGAACATGACGACCGACGTGTGGGTCGACCTCGCCGAGGCCATCGCCGAGGAAATCGAGGCGGGTGCAGACGGCGTCGTCGTCATGCACGGCACGGACACGATGCAGTTCTCCGCATCGGCGATGTCGTTCATGCTCGACACGCCCGTCCCAATCGTCTTCACGGGCAGTCAGCGCTCGGCAGACCGTCCGTCCTCGGACAACGTGATGAACGCCGTCTGCGCCGTCGAGGCCGCGAAAGCCGACGCCGCCGAAGTCATGATTTGCATGCATGGGTCGGAGTCCGACGACGTGTGTGCCCTCCACGAGGGAACCCGCGTCCGCAAGAACCACACCTCCCGGCGCGACGCCTTCCAGACCATCGGCGCAAAGCCACTCGGCGAAGTCGACTACGAGGCCGAAGAGGTCACGTTCCGCCGCGACTACACCGAGCGCGACGAAGAAGAACTCGCACTCCACTCGGACCTCGAATCCGGCGTCGAACTCCTGAAGTTCACGCCCGGCATGGACATCGCGGCACTCGACTACCTCGAGGACAAGGCGGGCCTCGTCATCGAAGGGACCGGTCTCGGGCACGTCCACACCGACTTCATCCCGCGAATCGAGGAACTCATCGAGAACGGGACTGTCGTGGTCATGACCTCGCAGTGTCTCGAAGGCCGCGTCTGTGACCGCGTCTACGACACCGGCCGCGACCTCCTCGACGCCGGCGTCGTCGAAGCGGGTGACACCCTCCCCGGAACCGCGAAGGTGAAGCTCATGTGGGCGCTCGCCAACCACTCCGACCCGGCAGATGCGATGGGGCGAAACCTCGAAGGCGAACTGACCGAGCGGTCCGTCCCGTGGGAGTAA